In Zea mays cultivar B73 chromosome 7, Zm-B73-REFERENCE-NAM-5.0, whole genome shotgun sequence, the following proteins share a genomic window:
- the LOC103633085 gene encoding uncharacterized protein isoform X1: MVEASPESGAAATGGASSTAAVRKGKSCKGCLYYSSVLKSRGYNPICVGIPRSIPQVPNYVVDEPKEEATAQGHDLRRFRYGCAGYSMFVDNRDGQGGESEGKTLLPYCRGLELLVDSRLVERKPSATEQAPAHVAKDAAATIRSHQQGQQRPQNLSRQEFLDRFKRSAGLVASGVAKNLNKTANYIKENIQDMYTDRRPPK, from the exons ACGGCGGCGGTGCGGAAGGGGAAGTCATGCAAGGGCTGCCTCTACTACTCGTCAGTGCTCAAGTCCCGCGGTTACAACCCAATCTGCGTTGGGATCCCCCGCTCCATCCCCCAAG TTCCTAACTACGTGGTGGATGAACCTAAGGAGGAGGCGACGGCGCAGGGGCATGACCTCAGGCGGTTCAGGTACGGGTGCGCGGGTTACTCCATGTTCGTGGACAACAGGGACGGCCAGGGTGGTGAGAGCGAGGGCAAGACGTTGTTGCCATATTGCAGGGGCCTCGAG TTATTGGTGGACAGCAGATTGGTCGAGAGAAAGCCATCGGCAACTGAACAAGCTCCAGCACATGTTGCAAAGGATG CAGCAGCTACCATCCGCTCTCACCAACAAGGACAACAGAGACCTCAGAACTTGTCGAGGCAGGAATTCTTGGACAG GTTTAAGAGGAGCGCTGGACTGGTCGCTTCAGGTGTTGCGAAGAATCTAAACAAAACAGCCAATTATATCAAAGAAAATATTCAGGACATGTACACCGATCGTCGTCCACCAAAGTAG
- the LOC103633085 gene encoding uncharacterized protein isoform X2, whose amino-acid sequence MVEASPESGAAATGGASSTAAVRKGKSCKGCLYYSSVLKSRGYNPICVGIPRSIPQVPNYVVDEPKEEATAQGHDLRRFRYGCAGYSMFVDNRDGQGGESEGKTLLPYCRGLELLVDSRLVERKPSATEQAPAHVAKDAATIRSHQQGQQRPQNLSRQEFLDRFKRSAGLVASGVAKNLNKTANYIKENIQDMYTDRRPPK is encoded by the exons ACGGCGGCGGTGCGGAAGGGGAAGTCATGCAAGGGCTGCCTCTACTACTCGTCAGTGCTCAAGTCCCGCGGTTACAACCCAATCTGCGTTGGGATCCCCCGCTCCATCCCCCAAG TTCCTAACTACGTGGTGGATGAACCTAAGGAGGAGGCGACGGCGCAGGGGCATGACCTCAGGCGGTTCAGGTACGGGTGCGCGGGTTACTCCATGTTCGTGGACAACAGGGACGGCCAGGGTGGTGAGAGCGAGGGCAAGACGTTGTTGCCATATTGCAGGGGCCTCGAG TTATTGGTGGACAGCAGATTGGTCGAGAGAAAGCCATCGGCAACTGAACAAGCTCCAGCACATGTTGCAAAGGATG CAGCTACCATCCGCTCTCACCAACAAGGACAACAGAGACCTCAGAACTTGTCGAGGCAGGAATTCTTGGACAG GTTTAAGAGGAGCGCTGGACTGGTCGCTTCAGGTGTTGCGAAGAATCTAAACAAAACAGCCAATTATATCAAAGAAAATATTCAGGACATGTACACCGATCGTCGTCCACCAAAGTAG